The Micromonospora sp. WMMD961 genome has a segment encoding these proteins:
- the ileS gene encoding isoleucine--tRNA ligase: protein MPDGPLKSPFVPLPTKIDLGGMDRTVIEWWQANNVFDRSLEQTADGPPWVFYEGPPTANGTPGTHHIEARVFKDLFPRYRTMRGFSVPRRAGWDCHGLPVELAVEKELGLSGKPDIEKMGIAEFNARCRTSVLRHVDEFVQLSERMGYWIDLEHPYETMSPEYVDSVWWSLKKIHDDGRLVEDFRVAPYCTRDGTTLSDHEVAQGYETVTDPSVYVRFPLREPVAGHHDVELLIWTTTPWTLVSNTAVAVHPTVTYTVARTERGTFVVAEPLTRRVLGEEAEILATVPGAALEGLRYERPFDLVDIPDAHRVVLADYVTTEDGTGLVHQAPAFGADDLAVCRAYGLPLVNPVAPNGRFHDDIELVGGVFFKDADALLIDRLRESGRLFRHEPFEHPYPHCWRCHTPLMYYAQPSWYIRTTEVRDELTRENENTNWFPEHIKHGRYGDWLENNIDWAVSRSRYWGTPLPLWRCPDNHVTAVGSRAELGELAGADLSELDPHRPYVDEITFGCPDCGRTATRVPEVIDAWYDSGAMLFASLGYPHVPGSREIFERTYPAQYICEAIDQTRGWFYTLMAVGTLVFDRSPYENVVCLGHILAEDGRKMSKHLGNILLPIPLMDTHGADAVRWFMACSGSPWSPRRVGPGPLDEIVRKVLMTYWNTAAFFSLYAANSTWAPHLAHPVAQRPVLDRWIVGEVHALAAAVDERMQNYDTARAGRLLADFVDDLSNWYVRRSRQRFWEGDPDALTTLYECLDILTRLLAPFVPFITEQVWQQVIRHGATSAPESVHLATWPTPDTTMISAELSAQVATARALAEAGRSARKASGLRIRQPLSRALVGLPAGTVLPPALLDDIGDELNVKVLEPLDPQSGVIDVKVKANFRALGRRFGNRTQHVAKAIAGVDARELVDGVRANGTYPLSVDGAQVEVGLDDILITEVPRTGWVVESQRGATIALDTELTPELAAEGVARDVVRIVQQARRDADLEVADRITVTVAAPADVAAAISAHQKLIAHETLALQLTVADALSEGYSGTVGDGQEIVVHVVRA from the coding sequence GTGCCGGACGGTCCGTTGAAGTCGCCATTCGTGCCACTACCCACCAAGATCGACCTTGGTGGGATGGACCGTACGGTAATCGAGTGGTGGCAGGCGAACAACGTGTTCGACCGGAGCCTGGAGCAGACGGCCGACGGCCCGCCGTGGGTGTTCTACGAGGGGCCGCCGACCGCCAACGGCACCCCGGGCACCCACCACATCGAGGCGCGGGTCTTCAAGGACCTCTTCCCCCGCTACCGGACGATGCGGGGCTTCTCGGTGCCACGCCGGGCCGGGTGGGACTGCCACGGCCTGCCGGTCGAGCTCGCGGTGGAGAAGGAGCTGGGCCTCAGCGGCAAGCCCGACATCGAGAAGATGGGCATCGCCGAGTTCAACGCCCGGTGCCGTACCTCGGTGCTGCGGCACGTCGACGAGTTCGTCCAGCTCAGTGAGCGGATGGGCTACTGGATCGACCTGGAGCACCCGTACGAGACGATGTCCCCGGAGTACGTGGACAGTGTCTGGTGGTCACTGAAGAAGATCCACGACGACGGGCGCCTGGTGGAGGACTTCCGGGTGGCCCCGTACTGCACCCGCGACGGCACGACCCTGTCCGACCACGAGGTGGCCCAGGGGTACGAGACAGTCACCGACCCGTCCGTGTACGTGCGGTTCCCGTTGCGCGAGCCGGTAGCCGGGCACCACGATGTCGAGCTGCTGATCTGGACCACCACCCCGTGGACCCTGGTGTCCAACACCGCCGTCGCCGTGCACCCCACTGTGACGTACACAGTCGCCCGCACCGAGCGGGGCACGTTCGTCGTCGCCGAGCCGCTGACCCGGCGGGTCCTCGGTGAGGAGGCGGAGATCCTGGCGACCGTGCCGGGGGCGGCCCTGGAGGGGTTGCGCTACGAGCGGCCGTTCGACCTGGTGGACATCCCGGACGCGCACCGCGTCGTCCTCGCGGACTACGTCACGACCGAGGACGGCACCGGCCTGGTGCACCAGGCGCCGGCCTTCGGCGCTGACGACCTGGCCGTCTGCCGCGCCTACGGGTTGCCGCTGGTGAACCCGGTCGCCCCGAACGGGCGGTTCCACGACGACATCGAGCTGGTCGGCGGGGTGTTCTTCAAGGACGCCGACGCGTTGCTCATCGACCGGCTCAGGGAGTCCGGTCGGTTGTTCCGGCACGAGCCGTTCGAGCACCCCTACCCGCACTGCTGGCGGTGCCACACCCCGCTGATGTACTACGCGCAGCCCTCCTGGTACATCCGGACCACCGAGGTACGCGACGAGCTGACCCGGGAGAACGAGAACACCAACTGGTTCCCGGAGCACATCAAACACGGCCGGTACGGCGACTGGCTGGAAAACAACATCGACTGGGCGGTGTCCCGCTCCCGGTACTGGGGCACCCCGCTGCCGCTGTGGCGCTGCCCGGACAACCACGTGACAGCGGTCGGCTCCCGCGCGGAGCTCGGCGAGCTGGCCGGCGCCGACCTGTCCGAGCTGGACCCGCACCGCCCGTACGTCGACGAGATCACCTTCGGGTGCCCGGACTGCGGCCGGACCGCCACCCGGGTCCCCGAGGTGATCGACGCCTGGTACGACTCCGGAGCGATGCTGTTCGCCTCGTTGGGCTACCCGCACGTGCCGGGCAGCAGGGAGATCTTCGAGCGCACCTACCCGGCCCAGTACATCTGCGAGGCGATCGACCAGACGCGGGGATGGTTCTACACGCTGATGGCGGTGGGCACCCTGGTCTTCGACCGGTCCCCGTACGAGAACGTCGTCTGCCTCGGGCACATCCTGGCCGAGGACGGCCGCAAGATGAGCAAACACCTGGGCAACATCCTGCTGCCGATCCCGTTGATGGACACGCACGGCGCCGACGCGGTGCGCTGGTTCATGGCCTGCTCCGGCTCACCGTGGTCGCCGCGCCGGGTCGGGCCCGGCCCCCTCGACGAGATCGTCCGCAAGGTGTTGATGACCTACTGGAACACCGCGGCGTTCTTCTCCCTCTACGCGGCGAACTCGACGTGGGCGCCACACCTGGCGCACCCGGTCGCCCAACGACCGGTGTTGGACCGGTGGATCGTCGGCGAGGTCCACGCCCTCGCCGCCGCCGTGGACGAACGGATGCAGAACTACGACACCGCCCGCGCCGGCCGGCTGCTCGCCGACTTCGTCGACGACCTGTCGAACTGGTACGTGCGGCGGTCGCGGCAGCGTTTCTGGGAGGGCGACCCGGACGCCCTGACCACCCTGTACGAGTGCCTCGACATCCTCACCCGGCTGCTCGCGCCGTTCGTTCCCTTCATCACGGAGCAGGTGTGGCAGCAGGTCATCCGGCACGGTGCCACGTCGGCACCCGAGTCGGTGCACCTGGCGACCTGGCCCACGCCCGACACCACGATGATCAGCGCGGAGTTGTCGGCCCAGGTGGCCACGGCGCGGGCGTTGGCCGAGGCGGGCCGGTCCGCGCGCAAGGCGAGCGGTCTGCGGATCCGCCAGCCGTTGAGCCGGGCGCTCGTCGGTCTACCGGCCGGCACCGTTCTCCCACCGGCGTTGCTGGACGACATCGGCGACGAGTTGAACGTCAAGGTCCTCGAACCGCTCGATCCGCAGAGCGGAGTCATCGACGTAAAGGTCAAGGCGAACTTCCGGGCCCTGGGCCGCCGGTTCGGCAACCGCACGCAGCACGTCGCGAAGGCCATCGCCGGGGTGGACGCGCGGGAGTTGGTCGACGGCGTACGGGCGAACGGGACGTACCCGCTGTCGGTCGACGGTGCGCAGGTCGAGGTGGGGCTGGACGACATCCTGATCACGGAGGTGCCGCGGACCGGCTGGGTCGTGGAGTCCCAGCGCGGCGCGACGATCGCGCTCGACACCGAGCTCACCCCCGAACTGGCAGCCGAGGGCGTCGCACGCGACGTCGTCCGCATCGTCCAGCAGGCCCGCCGCGACGCCGATCTCGAGGTCGCCGACCGGATCACGGTGACGGTCGCCGCGCCCGCGGATGTCGCGGCGGCGATCTCCGCGCACCAGAAGCTCATCGCGCACGAAACCCTCGCGCTGCAGCTCACGGTGGCGGACGCGCTGTCGGAGGGTTACTCCGGCACCGTGGGCGACGGTCAGGAGATCGTCGTGCACGTGGTACGGGCCTGA
- a CDS encoding aldo/keto reductase, whose product MPTDEITAAAAGTWTLGDHTVRRMGFGSMRITANPDPEPAVALLRRAVELGVDHIDTAAFYVSPGGTLRVGTGPARYATELIRAALAPYPKDLVIATKVGFGYDPEAGFTEAFTPAQLRAQVEENLRRLGRDHLDVVNLRLGRGSGEVPLVDRFGALADLRAAGLIRHLGLSGVRPEQLDEVAGIAPVVCVQNNYGVDAYREQDDVVRVCGERGIAYVPFFALAGTGRERGASATQSEAVEAVARAHGVTPHQVRLAWTLHQGPHVLAIPGTADPKHLAQNIAAGALRLTPEDLTRLG is encoded by the coding sequence ATGCCGACCGACGAGATCACCGCCGCCGCGGCGGGCACCTGGACACTGGGCGACCACACCGTGCGCCGGATGGGCTTCGGCTCCATGCGCATCACCGCGAACCCCGACCCCGAGCCGGCCGTCGCCCTGCTGCGCCGCGCCGTCGAGCTGGGCGTCGACCACATCGACACTGCGGCGTTCTACGTCTCGCCCGGCGGAACCCTGCGGGTCGGCACCGGCCCGGCCCGCTACGCCACCGAGCTGATCCGCGCGGCGCTCGCCCCGTACCCAAAGGATCTGGTCATCGCCACCAAGGTCGGTTTCGGGTACGACCCGGAGGCGGGCTTCACCGAGGCGTTCACCCCTGCGCAGTTGCGCGCCCAGGTGGAGGAGAACCTGCGTCGGCTCGGCCGCGACCACCTCGACGTGGTGAACCTACGCCTGGGTCGGGGGTCCGGCGAGGTGCCGCTGGTCGACCGGTTCGGCGCGCTCGCCGACCTGCGCGCCGCCGGGCTGATCCGGCACCTCGGGCTCTCCGGCGTCCGGCCCGAGCAGCTCGACGAGGTGGCGGGCATCGCGCCGGTGGTCTGCGTACAGAACAACTACGGCGTGGACGCCTACCGGGAGCAGGACGACGTCGTCCGGGTCTGCGGCGAGCGGGGCATCGCCTACGTGCCGTTCTTCGCGCTCGCCGGCACCGGCCGGGAGAGGGGCGCGAGCGCCACGCAGAGCGAGGCGGTCGAGGCCGTCGCCCGCGCCCACGGCGTCACACCGCATCAGGTACGTCTTGCCTGGACCCTGCACCAGGGCCCCCACGTGCTCGCCATCCCCGGCACCGCGGACCCGAAGCACCTGGCGCAGAACATCGCCGCCGGAGCCCTACGTCTGACCCCGGAAGACCTGACCCGTCTCGGCTGA
- a CDS encoding MFS transporter: MSAPTSRPVAPAAAAPSARAVLLARNAVAVTFALNGLAVGSWFSRVPAVREALDLSAGRLGLLLLAMSVGALLAMPTAGLLAQRLGAARTVALATGVVAVGLTVAGLGATSTGSFAVVALGLVAFGYGSGACDVAMNVEGAAVERRLGRTIMPRFHAGWSLGSVAGAALGAGAARFDVAVGAHLVAVAVVVLTGTVLAARTYLPVGTDHTGDPADATPAARRRAQLAAWREPRTLLIGLFVLVAAFTEGAANDWLAVAFIDGRDLSEAAGAAVFAVFVVGMTVGRTAGTVALDRWGRVPVLSGTIGLAVVGAGLAVLAGSGPVAVLGVALWGLGASLGFPVGMSAAADDEAHAAVRVSVVAVIGYTAFLGGPPLLGLLGDQVGTLRALLAVPLLLLPTLLLVPVLRPPHAVSSANQI, encoded by the coding sequence GTGAGCGCCCCCACCAGTCGACCGGTAGCCCCGGCCGCCGCAGCACCGTCCGCGCGGGCGGTGTTGCTCGCCCGCAACGCCGTCGCGGTCACCTTCGCCCTCAACGGGCTCGCCGTCGGCAGTTGGTTCTCCCGGGTGCCGGCGGTCCGCGAGGCGTTGGACCTGTCCGCCGGCCGGCTCGGGCTGCTGTTGCTGGCGATGAGCGTCGGCGCGCTGCTCGCCATGCCCACCGCCGGGCTGCTCGCCCAGCGACTCGGCGCGGCCCGTACCGTCGCGCTGGCCACCGGGGTGGTCGCTGTCGGCCTGACCGTGGCGGGGCTGGGTGCCACGTCGACCGGGTCGTTCGCCGTCGTCGCCCTGGGCCTCGTCGCCTTCGGCTACGGCTCCGGCGCCTGCGACGTGGCGATGAACGTCGAGGGCGCGGCGGTGGAGCGGCGACTGGGCCGCACGATCATGCCCCGTTTCCACGCGGGGTGGAGCCTCGGTTCGGTGGCCGGCGCGGCGCTCGGCGCCGGGGCGGCCCGGTTCGACGTGGCGGTCGGCGCGCACCTCGTCGCGGTGGCGGTGGTCGTGTTGACCGGCACGGTGCTCGCCGCCCGGACGTACCTGCCCGTGGGCACCGACCACACCGGCGACCCGGCCGACGCCACGCCGGCAGCCCGCCGCCGGGCGCAGCTCGCCGCCTGGCGGGAGCCGCGCACCCTGCTGATCGGGTTGTTCGTCCTGGTGGCGGCGTTCACCGAGGGAGCCGCCAACGACTGGCTGGCCGTCGCGTTCATCGACGGACGGGACCTCAGCGAGGCCGCCGGCGCGGCCGTCTTCGCCGTCTTCGTCGTGGGCATGACCGTCGGGCGCACCGCCGGCACCGTCGCGCTGGACCGGTGGGGTCGGGTGCCGGTGCTCAGCGGCACCATCGGGCTCGCCGTGGTCGGCGCTGGCCTCGCCGTACTGGCCGGCTCCGGGCCGGTGGCCGTTCTCGGCGTCGCGCTGTGGGGGCTCGGTGCGTCGCTGGGCTTCCCGGTCGGGATGAGCGCGGCAGCCGACGACGAGGCGCACGCGGCGGTGCGGGTGAGCGTGGTCGCGGTGATCGGCTACACCGCGTTCCTCGGCGGCCCTCCGCTGCTGGGGCTGCTCGGCGACCAGGTCGGCACCCTACGTGCCCTGCTGGCGGTGCCGTTGCTGCTACTGCCGACCCTGCTGCTGGTGCCGGTGCTGCGCCCGCCGCACGCCGTCTCGTCAGCCAACCAAATCTAA
- a CDS encoding LacI family DNA-binding transcriptional regulator codes for MTAAAHRPATLEDVARVAGVSRSTASRVIAGTGFASPAARELVAAAVDQLGYVPNPAARALVRGGGVRMVVAVLGTSAAVLDDPYVHQVVGSAARVCTPVGVGVALHWLPLGDPGGLAQLDDRSVCGVILVNTTEELLESVPRSLRGRVASIGVGSASVPSFDVDNGAGSEAVLHHLYATGRRRIAMVAGPRWLPCAQRPVETYRRLMHQAGLPQRLLPGDFRAAAGRAAAGVALRQWPDIDAIYAISDDTALGVIAGLRDAGVRVPCDVAVAGFDDIPLAGLTAPALTTASHPVGRIAAAAANALLDGRPAAPVTLFPSTLVARASA; via the coding sequence ATGACGGCAGCGGCACACCGACCGGCAACTCTCGAGGACGTCGCGCGGGTTGCCGGGGTGTCCCGGTCCACCGCGTCGCGGGTGATCGCCGGCACGGGGTTCGCCTCGCCGGCGGCCCGGGAACTGGTCGCGGCCGCTGTCGACCAGCTCGGCTACGTACCCAACCCGGCTGCCCGGGCGCTGGTCCGCGGCGGTGGCGTTCGGATGGTCGTGGCGGTTCTGGGGACCAGTGCGGCGGTGTTGGACGACCCGTACGTGCACCAGGTGGTCGGTTCGGCGGCGCGGGTGTGCACACCCGTCGGTGTCGGTGTGGCGTTGCACTGGCTGCCGCTCGGCGACCCGGGCGGGTTGGCCCAGCTCGACGATCGCAGCGTGTGCGGGGTGATCCTGGTCAACACCACCGAGGAGTTGCTGGAGTCGGTGCCCCGCTCGTTGCGCGGTCGGGTGGCCTCGATCGGCGTCGGCTCGGCGAGCGTGCCGTCGTTCGACGTCGACAACGGTGCCGGGTCCGAGGCGGTGCTGCACCACCTGTACGCGACGGGTCGCCGCCGGATCGCCATGGTGGCCGGCCCTCGGTGGCTGCCCTGCGCGCAGCGCCCGGTGGAGACGTACCGTCGGCTGATGCACCAGGCGGGCCTGCCGCAGCGGTTGCTGCCCGGGGACTTCAGGGCGGCGGCCGGCCGGGCGGCGGCCGGCGTGGCACTGCGGCAGTGGCCGGACATCGACGCGATCTACGCGATCAGCGACGACACCGCTCTCGGGGTGATCGCGGGCCTGCGGGACGCCGGGGTGCGGGTGCCCTGCGACGTCGCGGTGGCCGGCTTCGACGACATTCCGCTGGCCGGGCTGACCGCACCGGCGCTGACCACGGCGAGCCACCCGGTGGGGCGGATCGCCGCCGCGGCGGCCAACGCCCTTTTGGACGGACGTCCGGCCGCGCCGGTGACCCTCTTCCCGTCCACCCTGGTGGCCCGGGCCAGCGCCTGA
- a CDS encoding FUSC family protein: protein MMRFRALRTAGGRLRHGWLPVLEATLAATVAWLLATRLLGHPQPFFAPAAALIVLGQARGQRIRRAVEVVLGVAAGVLVADLVVQALGPGSTWTVFTVILLTVLLAVAFGATGVTLVQAAVSALYLVVVAPPDGTLVPFRFVDALIGGAVALAASLLVDARRPLAPLVAEVRRTFDELAGLLGGIADALDHRDETAAVTALTRARGMDARVDGLRDGVLAAGEALRLNVRRRRHIGRLRSVDQSIRQTDYVVRNVRVLARAGVTLSRLHTPAPPELGLALRSLAEAVRHAGAALAADLEGQDEHADQHAARADEAALAAVHTAGQLFGTTQTLPLAMIIGQVRATAIDLLRGVNPEDDAAVLARVDEALGLPAV from the coding sequence ATGATGCGGTTCAGGGCCCTGCGGACGGCTGGCGGACGACTGCGGCACGGCTGGCTGCCGGTGCTGGAGGCCACCCTCGCGGCGACGGTGGCCTGGCTGCTGGCCACCCGGTTGCTCGGGCATCCGCAGCCCTTCTTCGCGCCGGCCGCCGCGCTGATCGTCCTCGGTCAGGCCCGAGGCCAACGCATCCGGCGGGCCGTCGAGGTCGTCCTCGGCGTCGCCGCCGGGGTGCTCGTCGCGGATCTGGTGGTGCAGGCGCTCGGCCCGGGCAGTACCTGGACGGTTTTCACCGTCATCCTGCTCACCGTCCTGCTCGCGGTGGCCTTCGGCGCCACCGGCGTGACGCTGGTGCAGGCCGCGGTCTCCGCGCTCTACCTGGTGGTGGTCGCACCACCGGACGGGACGTTGGTGCCGTTCCGCTTCGTCGACGCGTTGATCGGTGGCGCGGTCGCGCTCGCGGCCAGTCTGCTGGTCGACGCCCGGCGCCCACTGGCTCCGCTGGTCGCCGAGGTCCGGCGGACCTTCGACGAGTTGGCCGGGCTGCTCGGCGGGATCGCGGACGCGCTGGACCACCGTGACGAGACCGCCGCGGTCACCGCGTTGACCCGGGCCCGGGGGATGGACGCCCGGGTGGACGGGCTGCGCGACGGAGTGCTCGCCGCCGGCGAGGCGCTGCGGCTGAACGTCCGTCGACGCCGGCACATCGGTCGGCTGCGCTCGGTGGACCAGTCGATCCGGCAGACCGACTACGTCGTCCGCAACGTGCGGGTGCTCGCCCGCGCCGGCGTGACGCTCAGCCGTCTGCACACCCCGGCCCCGCCCGAGTTGGGCCTCGCCCTGCGGTCGTTGGCCGAGGCGGTCCGCCACGCCGGCGCCGCCCTCGCCGCCGACCTGGAGGGGCAGGACGAGCATGCCGACCAGCACGCCGCGCGGGCCGACGAGGCGGCCCTGGCTGCCGTGCACACCGCCGGCCAGCTCTTCGGCACCACGCAGACCCTGCCGCTAGCGATGATCATCGGGCAGGTCCGGGCCACGGCCATCGACCTGCTGCGCGGCGTCAACCCCGAGGACGACGCCGCCGTCCTCGCCCGGGTCGACGAGGCACTCGGCCTGCCCGCTGTCTGA
- a CDS encoding TetR/AcrR family transcriptional regulator — protein sequence MTARTNRIALLTDAAIELIADGGMRALTHRAVDGRAGMPPGTTSAYLRTRQALIEAVVGRLAERDRSDLAAYDLPTGPPPPQPAPRLDGSDLDLLAAGIAEVLDRWLSVGRSRTLARYACLLEAVHRPELRGILHHGTGSRVQARDLLARAGATDPDRQGDQFVAFVDGLLFDRLVGAGALTAPEPGSAASRADLGVAVRTLLRALTGS from the coding sequence GTGACGGCCCGGACGAACCGGATCGCGCTGCTGACCGACGCGGCCATCGAGCTGATCGCCGACGGTGGCATGCGGGCGCTGACCCACCGGGCGGTCGACGGCCGCGCTGGAATGCCTCCCGGCACCACCTCCGCATACCTGCGGACTCGGCAGGCGCTGATCGAGGCGGTGGTGGGACGGCTCGCCGAACGGGACCGGTCCGACCTGGCGGCGTACGACCTGCCGACCGGCCCGCCGCCCCCGCAGCCGGCCCCCCGGCTCGACGGCAGCGACCTCGACCTGCTTGCCGCCGGCATCGCCGAGGTGCTCGACAGGTGGTTGAGTGTCGGGCGCAGCCGGACCCTGGCCCGGTACGCCTGTCTGCTGGAGGCGGTGCACCGGCCGGAGCTGCGGGGCATCCTGCACCACGGCACCGGTTCGCGGGTGCAGGCCCGGGACCTGCTGGCCCGCGCCGGCGCCACCGATCCCGACCGGCAGGGCGACCAGTTCGTCGCGTTCGTGGACGGGCTGCTCTTCGACCGTCTGGTCGGCGCCGGCGCGCTCACCGCCCCGGAGCCCGGCAGCGCGGCCAGCCGTGCCGACCTCGGCGTCGCGGTGCGCACCCTGCTGCGCGCCCTGACCGGGAGCTGA
- a CDS encoding FAD-dependent monooxygenase, translating into MRYQGPDGPHTLRADLVVGADGLRSRVRAQLWPRHPGPAYAGSTAWRAAIALPEPVPAAISWGPGAEFGMVPIGDGQLYWYAALNAPPGGHAPDERAALRERFGDWHDPIPALLAATPPGVVLRNDIHHLAVPLPTYVRGRVALLGDAAHAMTPNLGQGAGQAIEDAVVLGAVCAAGAAAVPAALAAYDEQRRPRSQAVARASFTAGRFGQQLRNPLAVAVRDSAVRLIPARAALRSMARYADWRPPVG; encoded by the coding sequence GTGCGCTACCAGGGCCCCGACGGGCCGCACACACTCCGCGCCGATCTGGTGGTCGGCGCCGACGGCCTGCGCAGCCGGGTCCGCGCCCAGCTCTGGCCACGACACCCCGGCCCGGCGTACGCGGGATCCACGGCCTGGCGAGCTGCCATCGCGCTCCCCGAGCCGGTCCCGGCCGCGATCAGCTGGGGCCCGGGCGCCGAGTTCGGCATGGTGCCGATCGGCGACGGTCAGCTCTACTGGTACGCCGCGCTGAACGCGCCACCCGGCGGCCACGCCCCCGACGAACGGGCGGCCCTGCGGGAGCGCTTCGGCGACTGGCACGATCCCATCCCGGCGCTGCTGGCGGCGACCCCACCCGGAGTCGTCCTGCGCAACGACATCCACCACCTGGCCGTGCCGCTGCCCACGTACGTGCGGGGACGGGTCGCGCTGCTCGGCGACGCCGCCCACGCGATGACACCCAACCTGGGCCAGGGCGCCGGACAGGCCATCGAGGACGCGGTGGTGCTGGGCGCCGTCTGCGCCGCCGGGGCCGCCGCGGTGCCCGCCGCGCTGGCCGCGTACGACGAGCAACGTCGACCGCGTAGCCAGGCCGTTGCCCGGGCCTCCTTCACCGCCGGCCGTTTCGGCCAGCAACTGCGCAACCCGCTCGCCGTCGCGGTCCGGGACAGCGCGGTGCGACTCATCCCGGCCCGGGCCGCCCTGCGGAGCATGGCCCGCTACGCGGACTGGAGACCCCCGGTGGGCTGA
- a CDS encoding DUF3153 domain-containing protein, with translation MNRRVNRGKALRVAVCLILLAALSGCMQLNMGLTVNADDTVDGQLLLTAQKNVLSARNKNVPAAFAELRQNIPALPAGEETLYQDETFYGSQISYRKAPLAGFDTESVKLVRDGDLYRFTLPLDPKKYGGKVAQQNPQQQQAFLKLMSFEISVTFPGRVIDSNGTVNGRSVSWKVDANQDKPAELRAVAEAPPRPSASPAAAGADGGGFPWLLVGGGVLLLLLLAVVGVLLLRRRQPAAPVAPGPTPAGPPAGAPGPG, from the coding sequence ATGAACAGGAGAGTCAACCGCGGTAAGGCACTCCGCGTCGCGGTGTGTCTCATTCTTCTCGCCGCGCTCAGCGGTTGCATGCAGCTCAACATGGGCCTCACCGTCAACGCCGACGACACGGTCGACGGCCAACTGCTGCTGACGGCCCAGAAAAATGTGTTGAGTGCCCGGAACAAGAACGTCCCGGCCGCCTTCGCCGAGCTGCGGCAGAACATTCCCGCGCTGCCGGCCGGCGAAGAGACCCTGTACCAGGACGAGACTTTCTACGGTTCCCAGATCAGTTATCGCAAGGCGCCGCTGGCCGGTTTCGACACGGAGAGCGTGAAACTGGTCCGGGACGGCGATCTCTACCGTTTCACGCTTCCGCTGGATCCGAAGAAATACGGCGGAAAGGTCGCGCAGCAGAATCCGCAGCAACAGCAGGCGTTCCTCAAGCTCATGTCGTTCGAGATCTCGGTGACATTTCCCGGCCGGGTGATCGACAGCAATGGCACTGTCAACGGCCGTTCGGTGAGCTGGAAGGTCGACGCCAACCAGGACAAGCCGGCCGAACTGCGGGCGGTGGCCGAGGCGCCACCTCGACCGTCCGCCTCGCCGGCTGCCGCAGGCGCCGACGGAGGCGGCTTTCCCTGGTTGCTGGTCGGTGGCGGCGTACTCCTCCTGCTGCTGCTCGCCGTGGTGGGCGTACTCCTGCTGCGCCGCCGTCAGCCCGCCGCGCCGGTCGCGCCCGGCCCGACCCCGGCGGGCCCGCCCGCCGGCGCCCCGGGGCCTGGCTGA
- a CDS encoding glycine zipper family protein: MVFGILSAAVQVGLGALFGFLAGGPIGLLIGAAVGVLIGAVFGWAVTSAGVYAPDARGIFLFVVDHTWSLLNTVVGAIYLAVHLIFGHSLDRPTSAGSGRVCVVEGVSPRYATTIGTVCAGASSGIQRHEDVHIFQGRLLGPLYIPLVLANYVLFTIAPIWLLYHDHTNAPINRFTRYFEIGVYPHVWNEAIAYRIQGTPPR, encoded by the coding sequence ATGGTCTTCGGAATTCTCAGCGCGGCGGTCCAGGTGGGCCTCGGCGCTCTGTTCGGCTTCCTCGCCGGCGGCCCGATCGGTTTGCTGATCGGCGCCGCCGTGGGCGTGCTGATCGGCGCGGTGTTCGGCTGGGCGGTGACCTCCGCCGGGGTGTACGCGCCGGACGCACGCGGCATCTTCCTCTTCGTGGTCGACCACACGTGGAGCCTGCTCAACACTGTCGTCGGTGCCATCTACCTGGCCGTGCACCTGATCTTCGGGCACTCGCTGGACCGGCCCACCTCGGCCGGCAGCGGGCGGGTCTGCGTGGTGGAGGGGGTCTCGCCCCGCTACGCCACCACCATCGGCACCGTCTGCGCCGGTGCCAGCTCGGGCATCCAACGGCACGAGGACGTGCACATCTTCCAGGGCCGCCTGCTCGGACCGCTCTACATCCCGCTGGTGCTGGCGAACTACGTGCTGTTCACCATCGCCCCGATCTGGCTGCTCTACCACGACCACACCAACGCCCCGATCAACCGGTTCACCCGGTACTTCGAGATCGGCGTCTACCCGCACGTGTGGAACGAGGCCATCGCGTACCGGATCCAGGGGACGCCGCCGCGATGA